One region of Peribacillus simplex genomic DNA includes:
- a CDS encoding R2-like ligand-binding oxidase — MKRKNLTTTSRSFREDTLPFKLYQKAKKFGIWNPRDIDFSQDKEDWKSFTDNEREVLLRIISLFQGGEEAVTLDLLPLIMTIAKEGRIEEEMYLTTFLFEEAKHMEFFRHALDQVGEKGDLSVYHSDIYKSIFYEILPEAMGKLLSDQSPEALAEAATVYNMFTEGVLAETGYFGFYQTLEANKMMPGLLKGVGLLKKDESRHIAYGTFLLQRIISEHPHIFKQVEKRMEELSPLAIALNTEGYDRLGNPFGNDKQAVFDFTMKQLSVRMEILARAKGKGIEEIYQSNVKEYGVL, encoded by the coding sequence ATGAAAAGAAAGAATTTAACGACCACCAGCCGGAGTTTTAGAGAAGATACCCTACCATTTAAACTTTATCAAAAGGCAAAGAAATTCGGTATATGGAATCCCCGTGACATTGATTTCAGCCAAGATAAAGAAGATTGGAAGTCATTTACTGATAATGAAAGGGAAGTATTATTACGGATCATCTCCCTTTTTCAGGGCGGAGAAGAAGCCGTGACTTTGGATTTGCTCCCCCTCATTATGACGATAGCCAAAGAAGGTAGAATCGAGGAAGAAATGTATTTAACGACATTTTTATTCGAGGAAGCGAAGCATATGGAGTTCTTTCGACATGCATTAGATCAAGTTGGTGAAAAGGGTGATTTGTCGGTTTATCACTCAGACATTTATAAATCCATTTTTTATGAAATATTGCCGGAAGCGATGGGGAAACTTTTATCAGACCAATCCCCTGAAGCATTGGCAGAAGCGGCCACTGTTTATAATATGTTTACAGAGGGCGTTCTTGCAGAAACTGGATATTTCGGGTTCTATCAGACTCTCGAAGCTAATAAAATGATGCCTGGTTTATTAAAGGGTGTGGGTCTTTTGAAAAAAGATGAATCACGCCATATTGCTTATGGGACTTTCCTGCTACAGAGAATCATCAGTGAACATCCACATATCTTTAAACAAGTTGAAAAGAGGATGGAGGAACTTTCACCATTGGCAATCGCGTTAAATACAGAGGGATATGATCGGTTAGGCAATCCATTTGGTAATGACAAACAAGCTGTTTTCGATTTTACCATGAAACAATTATCAGTACGGATGGAGATCTTGGCAAGGGCAAAAGGAAAGGGCATTGAAGAAATCTATCAAAGTAACGTAAAGGAATATGGGGTTTTGTGA
- a CDS encoding response regulator transcription factor codes for MLEETLMNHVKKISQQKDMANKSQMIVKGCVNFFSFQRASLFSYSCLTGVGEGICACTGEDTFSLHNIKENIHDIYPIHQAVIHNKPIYLTIQHAQSSIPAKYVKKFSISSLAIIPIIVNDMVIGFVLVDPIQANEPVTKNDLMKLSHYLKLAVSSTLDSAPPTYLLSKRETEVLQYLANGLGLKQMASKMSVSEFTVRDHISSAIRKLGVNHRTEAVAVAIRHKMIM; via the coding sequence ATGCTTGAGGAAACCCTGATGAATCATGTAAAAAAGATTTCCCAACAAAAGGATATGGCAAATAAATCACAAATGATTGTAAAGGGCTGTGTGAATTTTTTTTCTTTTCAACGTGCATCTTTATTCAGTTACTCATGTTTAACAGGAGTGGGTGAAGGAATATGCGCATGTACTGGTGAAGATACTTTTTCATTACATAATATTAAAGAAAACATTCATGATATATACCCTATCCACCAAGCTGTCATCCATAACAAACCCATATACTTAACCATTCAACATGCGCAATCCTCCATTCCTGCAAAATACGTTAAAAAATTTTCCATCTCATCATTGGCAATCATACCGATAATTGTAAATGACATGGTCATCGGTTTTGTTTTGGTTGACCCCATTCAGGCAAACGAGCCAGTTACCAAGAATGATTTAATGAAGCTGTCCCATTATTTGAAACTGGCTGTCAGTTCAACATTGGATTCGGCTCCTCCCACTTACCTTCTAAGTAAACGTGAAACGGAGGTCCTTCAATATTTAGCCAATGGTTTAGGATTAAAGCAAATGGCATCAAAAATGAGCGTTAGTGAATTTACTGTCAGAGATCATATTTCTTCTGCAATCAGGAAATTAGGAGTGAATCACCGGACTGAGGCCGTGGCTGTTGCAATAAGGCACAAAATGATTATGTGA
- a CDS encoding branched-chain amino acid aminotransferase, whose translation MKEHDMQITLSTTKKEKPQADQLEFGKQFTDHMFIMDYTQGQGWHDPRIVPYQPLALEPSAMIFHYGQSVFEGLKAYATPEDEIILFRPEKNFQRLNSSNSRLCIPDIDVDFALKALKTLISVDKDWVPQAEGTSLYIRPFIIATEPYLGVSPSEKYQFIIIMSPVGSYYKEGIHPVKIAVESAFTRAVNGGTGEAKTGGNYASSLKAQEVSEKMGYAQVLWLDGVEKKYIEEVGSMNVFFKINGEIITPALNGSILPGITRDSIIELLKHWNLPVTERRISMEEVKEAYKSGHLEEAFGTGTAAVISPIGEFLWNGEEMIVQSGETGELSKKLYDTLTGVQTGKISDELNWTAKVEEKVTQ comes from the coding sequence ATGAAGGAACATGACATGCAAATCACGCTTAGTACAACAAAGAAAGAAAAACCACAGGCGGACCAGCTTGAGTTCGGTAAGCAGTTTACCGATCATATGTTTATTATGGATTACACACAAGGGCAAGGGTGGCATGATCCAAGAATTGTTCCTTATCAACCGCTCGCACTAGAGCCGTCAGCTATGATTTTCCACTATGGTCAATCTGTTTTTGAAGGATTAAAAGCATATGCAACACCAGAAGATGAAATAATCTTATTCCGTCCGGAAAAGAATTTCCAACGCTTAAATAGTTCAAATAGCCGATTGTGCATACCGGATATCGACGTTGATTTTGCATTGAAGGCCTTAAAAACTTTAATTAGCGTTGATAAGGATTGGGTTCCTCAGGCAGAAGGTACATCCTTATATATCAGGCCATTCATAATAGCTACTGAGCCTTACCTTGGAGTTTCTCCATCAGAAAAATATCAGTTCATCATCATCATGTCACCTGTAGGTTCTTATTATAAAGAAGGCATTCATCCAGTTAAAATAGCCGTGGAGTCAGCTTTCACACGTGCAGTTAATGGTGGTACAGGAGAAGCTAAAACGGGCGGGAATTATGCATCGAGCCTTAAAGCCCAGGAAGTATCCGAAAAGATGGGTTATGCCCAAGTTCTTTGGTTAGACGGGGTAGAGAAAAAATATATTGAAGAAGTTGGAAGCATGAATGTTTTCTTCAAAATTAATGGTGAAATTATCACTCCTGCTTTAAATGGAAGTATCCTTCCGGGTATTACCCGTGATTCCATTATAGAATTGCTTAAACATTGGAATCTTCCCGTGACGGAAAGACGTATTTCCATGGAGGAAGTCAAAGAAGCATATAAATCAGGTCATCTGGAAGAGGCCTTCGGAACGGGTACAGCCGCGGTTATATCGCCAATTGGTGAATTTTTATGGAATGGTGAAGAAATGATCGTTCAAAGCGGGGAAACTGGGGAACTATCTAAAAAGCTTTATGATACACTGACAGGTGTCCAAACAGGTAAAATTTCAGACGAGTTAAATTGGACTGCGAAAGTTGAAGAAAAAGTGACTCAATGA
- a CDS encoding L-lactate MFS transporter — translation MTKNRWLIALSAIAIHLSIGGAYAYSVYKKPLVETMGWSETEVTLAFTIMMALAGTSAAFFGKFVEKNGPRKSALVAALLFGLGQAGSGLAVMVDSLPLYLLTYGVLSGLGMGIGYISPVSTLVKWFPDRRGLATGMAVLGFGAGALITAPVAASLMESVGIYTTYYILGAGYFILMFLGATYIAPPKANWLPEGMMRDIESGKKELKKDLRQLTAKEAVKTKHFWMLWSMKLINTSAGIMMISVASPMAQDVVGLSVAGAATLVGIMGIFNGGGRLGWAAASDYIGRPNVFVIFFIIQIGAFLLLPTTTNTLLFQGLILLVVSCYGGGFSNLPAFAGDLFGTKEIGAIHGYLLTTWSLGGVCGPMLVTAIRESTNSYIPVFYVFAVLIAIAFAISIWLRLDIKKMQRRQKQGLTNTLSKIS, via the coding sequence ATGACAAAAAACAGGTGGTTAATCGCTTTATCCGCTATCGCTATTCACCTTTCCATTGGCGGTGCATACGCATATAGCGTATACAAAAAACCTTTGGTTGAGACTATGGGGTGGTCAGAAACTGAAGTCACGTTAGCATTCACAATAATGATGGCGCTTGCAGGAACTTCTGCAGCCTTCTTTGGGAAATTTGTAGAAAAAAATGGTCCAAGAAAATCAGCTTTGGTCGCGGCTTTATTATTCGGTTTAGGACAAGCTGGTTCCGGGTTGGCTGTAATGGTCGATTCACTACCACTTTACCTATTGACATATGGGGTTTTAAGTGGTCTTGGTATGGGGATCGGGTACATTTCACCAGTATCCACTTTAGTTAAATGGTTCCCTGATCGCAGGGGATTGGCGACAGGAATGGCAGTATTAGGTTTCGGTGCCGGTGCCCTCATAACAGCCCCAGTAGCTGCAAGCCTTATGGAATCCGTTGGCATTTATACAACTTATTATATTTTAGGCGCAGGCTATTTCATCCTAATGTTCTTAGGTGCAACCTATATTGCACCTCCAAAGGCTAACTGGCTACCTGAAGGAATGATGAGAGATATTGAGTCCGGTAAAAAAGAATTGAAGAAAGACCTAAGGCAATTAACTGCAAAAGAAGCGGTTAAAACTAAACACTTCTGGATGTTATGGTCAATGAAATTAATTAATACAAGTGCGGGTATCATGATGATTTCGGTAGCTTCACCTATGGCTCAAGACGTTGTTGGGCTTTCTGTGGCAGGTGCTGCAACATTAGTCGGTATTATGGGAATCTTTAATGGCGGAGGTAGACTTGGCTGGGCAGCGGCCTCTGATTATATAGGCCGTCCAAATGTCTTCGTCATTTTCTTCATCATACAAATTGGAGCGTTCCTTTTACTTCCAACTACTACAAATACACTATTGTTCCAAGGACTCATCTTGTTAGTCGTTAGTTGTTATGGGGGAGGATTTTCAAATCTACCTGCATTTGCCGGGGATTTATTTGGAACCAAGGAAATTGGGGCCATTCACGGGTATCTTTTAACTACATGGTCTCTAGGCGGAGTTTGCGGACCAATGTTGGTTACTGCGATTAGGGAAAGTACGAACAGTTATATCCCGGTATTCTACGTTTTCGCCGTATTAATTGCGATAGCATTCGCCATCTCTATCTGGTTGCGTTTGGACATTAAAAAAATGCAAAGAAGACAGAAACAAGGATTAACGAATACATTAAGTAAAATATCCTAA
- a CDS encoding AI-2E family transporter: protein MWINKPFFKYASGIILIILIIFLLGKIDYVLLPLQKIIAAIFFPIIVAGLLYYILRPVVNFLTEYIPRTFSISIVFLIIFSMIGMVSYFGSPVIVDQFQKLSENLPSKVKEFSKESEEIIEKNDFGMVNMEDLKVKAVTHLKDYSEKLLGNVHTIFSTITSVLTVLVITPFILFYFLKDGDKLRPFLLKFIPNDVESEGNTILKDVDRALSIYIIGQFIVSIVIGTLMYIGYLIIGLDYALVLALFAMIFTVVPFLGPFISIIPALFIALQQDIGLAVKVLIVLTVVQQVEGHLVTPNIMGKRLNIHPLTIILLLLAAGSIYGFIGILIAIPTYSVVKTIIGNFRKFYRLRKRIT from the coding sequence TTGTGGATCAATAAACCGTTTTTTAAATATGCAAGCGGAATAATTTTGATCATTTTAATTATATTTTTACTAGGTAAGATTGATTATGTTTTGCTCCCGCTACAAAAAATCATTGCAGCTATATTCTTCCCTATTATAGTGGCTGGGCTTTTATACTACATATTACGGCCAGTCGTTAACTTTTTAACTGAATATATCCCTAGGACTTTTAGCATCTCCATCGTCTTTTTGATTATATTCAGCATGATTGGGATGGTAAGTTACTTTGGAAGTCCTGTAATTGTGGACCAATTTCAAAAATTATCTGAAAACCTCCCAAGCAAAGTCAAGGAATTCTCTAAAGAATCCGAAGAGATAATTGAAAAAAATGACTTTGGCATGGTTAATATGGAAGATCTGAAAGTAAAAGCGGTTACACATTTAAAAGATTACTCGGAAAAACTCTTAGGGAATGTCCATACTATTTTCTCCACGATCACTAGTGTATTGACCGTTTTGGTCATTACACCATTCATTTTATTTTATTTCTTGAAAGATGGAGATAAACTAAGACCATTTCTATTAAAATTTATTCCGAACGACGTAGAATCAGAGGGGAACACGATTTTAAAAGACGTTGATAGAGCTCTATCAATTTATATTATCGGACAATTCATCGTATCAATCGTCATTGGGACTTTGATGTATATTGGCTACCTTATTATCGGTCTCGATTATGCACTCGTATTAGCCCTATTCGCCATGATTTTTACTGTTGTACCATTCCTTGGTCCATTTATAAGCATCATCCCTGCTCTTTTCATCGCCTTACAGCAAGACATTGGATTGGCAGTGAAAGTGCTCATTGTACTTACAGTCGTTCAACAGGTCGAAGGGCATTTGGTTACACCGAATATTATGGGAAAACGGCTCAACATTCACCCACTGACGATTATTTTATTGCTGCTTGCTGCAGGATCAATATATGGTTTCATTGGCATTTTAATAGCTATCCCCACTTATTCCGTAGTAAAAACGATTATAGGAAACTTCAGGAAGTTTTATAGGTTACGAAAAAGGATCACATAA
- a CDS encoding YueI family protein, protein MSRLKVEDYLEQGIYGPKEIKPGERREFLGTLRERVVIVLKKSQVFEMNVYPEIEQMMKRHPRSNLFLNGQMDYQYLGKYIKLAISHNIPYKIVLNKDHNSVLGLVLAENNAINNEVIYIEKKNQAIQVIKKKSVKAFFKRWIKKILNKH, encoded by the coding sequence TTGTCACGCCTAAAAGTGGAGGACTATCTAGAGCAAGGAATCTACGGTCCAAAAGAAATCAAGCCTGGCGAACGAAGGGAATTCCTGGGTACATTACGAGAGCGAGTCGTCATCGTCCTAAAAAAAAGCCAAGTCTTTGAAATGAATGTATATCCGGAGATTGAGCAAATGATGAAGCGGCATCCCCGTTCAAATTTGTTTTTAAATGGTCAGATGGACTATCAATATCTAGGGAAATATATTAAATTGGCAATAAGTCATAATATTCCTTACAAAATTGTTCTCAACAAAGACCATAACTCCGTTTTGGGTCTAGTACTAGCAGAAAATAACGCCATAAACAATGAAGTAATTTATATTGAGAAGAAAAATCAAGCCATTCAAGTAATAAAAAAGAAAAGCGTCAAAGCGTTTTTCAAACGGTGGATTAAAAAAATATTAAACAAACACTGA
- a CDS encoding L,D-transpeptidase family protein: MKKLIVFVLIFAFSFVAFSNTSGAAARQLIIINKANNQLAYYENDKLVKVFIVATGKKASYTPEGKFKVVTKIVNRPYYKGNIKGGDPKNPLGKRWLGINARNTPGNTYAIHGNNDSKSIGKYISAGCIRMYNDDVQWLYDKVGMNTVVLIASSNKSFASIAATNGYKVSGSKSLPVQNTYIFLKKGSSGPQVIELQKRLTKLGYSTKGIDGGFGKNTEMAVKKFQKAKNLTSDGVVGPQTKKALGLK, translated from the coding sequence ATGAAAAAATTAATTGTATTTGTATTGATATTCGCCTTTAGTTTTGTTGCGTTCAGCAATACTTCAGGTGCAGCGGCAAGACAACTGATCATCATCAATAAAGCCAATAACCAGCTAGCCTATTATGAAAATGATAAATTGGTGAAGGTGTTCATCGTGGCGACAGGAAAAAAAGCCTCCTATACTCCTGAAGGAAAGTTCAAGGTCGTGACAAAGATTGTGAATCGTCCCTATTATAAAGGCAACATAAAAGGAGGAGACCCAAAAAACCCTCTGGGGAAACGATGGCTGGGGATAAATGCACGGAATACACCAGGTAATACGTACGCAATACACGGCAATAATGATTCTAAAAGCATTGGCAAATATATAAGTGCCGGTTGTATTCGCATGTATAACGATGATGTTCAATGGCTGTACGATAAAGTGGGAATGAACACTGTTGTCTTAATTGCCAGTTCGAATAAATCATTTGCTTCCATAGCTGCTACGAATGGATATAAGGTAAGCGGATCTAAAAGCCTACCTGTACAGAATACCTACATTTTCCTGAAGAAAGGAAGTAGTGGCCCCCAAGTAATTGAGCTACAAAAAAGATTAACGAAACTTGGATACAGCACTAAAGGAATTGATGGGGGATTTGGAAAAAATACCGAAATGGCTGTAAAGAAATTTCAAAAGGCTAAAAATCTTACATCTGATGGGGTCGTCGGACCACAAACAAAAAAAGCACTTGGACTTAAATAA
- a CDS encoding nucleoside 2-deoxyribosyltransferase gives MKYYIASDEKNLKQVRSLIKKLTSKGFTCVNDWNLIEDDENNQIAEGIGEYEKRGIEEADFMLIFLTAGKGNLYELGYALSLNKKIILYSPEKDNYHINKKSIFHNLPEVTICSGTFYKLVKLIHTLSPEGSEKNGSLHLK, from the coding sequence GTGAAATATTATATAGCATCAGACGAAAAAAATTTGAAGCAAGTAAGGTCATTGATCAAGAAATTGACTTCAAAAGGATTTACATGTGTGAATGACTGGAATTTAATTGAGGATGATGAGAATAACCAAATTGCTGAAGGTATTGGAGAATATGAAAAAAGGGGGATTGAGGAAGCTGATTTCATGCTGATCTTCCTAACTGCAGGTAAAGGCAATCTTTATGAGCTTGGATATGCTTTATCTTTAAATAAGAAAATTATTTTGTATTCACCTGAGAAAGACAATTATCATATTAATAAAAAATCAATTTTTCATAATCTGCCCGAGGTAACCATCTGCAGTGGAACATTTTATAAACTGGTTAAATTGATACATACGCTTTCTCCGGAAGGATCTGAAAAAAATGGTTCACTGCACCTTAAATAA
- a CDS encoding type II toxin-antitoxin system HicB family antitoxin, with product MTIQIFEYPAVFYYEKHPLIIDSFSVQVCFPDFRREGIISTVSGRNRVDALACAQELLESMVEHFIHDKKTIPDASDLEKVNLDRGINICEAAPFRIEIENITYEK from the coding sequence TTGACCATTCAAATATTTGAGTATCCAGCCGTATTCTATTATGAAAAACACCCATTGATTATCGACTCTTTTTCCGTTCAAGTTTGTTTCCCGGATTTTAGGCGAGAAGGAATTATTTCTACCGTTAGCGGTAGGAATCGGGTAGATGCCTTAGCTTGCGCTCAAGAATTATTGGAATCCATGGTCGAACATTTTATTCATGATAAAAAAACAATACCGGATGCAAGTGATTTGGAAAAGGTAAATCTAGATAGGGGAATTAATATATGTGAGGCTGCACCCTTCAGGATTGAAATAGAAAATATCACATATGAAAAATAA
- a CDS encoding DUF4190 domain-containing protein has translation MSEIKPTNSKAIVSLIMGVLSLLIPFIGIILGILGLIFASKSKQEINLTGESGNGLVTAGKVCSIIGIILNVIVILIFLVFFCFVVDTDITTY, from the coding sequence ATGTCGGAAATTAAACCAACCAACAGCAAAGCGATTGTATCATTAATCATGGGGGTATTGTCCCTGCTTATTCCATTCATCGGCATCATATTGGGTATTCTAGGTTTAATATTTGCATCTAAGAGTAAACAAGAAATTAATCTTACTGGTGAATCCGGAAATGGTTTAGTGACAGCTGGTAAAGTGTGCAGCATTATTGGAATAATCCTTAATGTTATCGTGATTTTGATTTTTCTGGTGTTTTTTTGTTTCGTAGTAGATACGGACATAACAACCTATTGA
- a CDS encoding AEC family transporter — translation MGFLGVLLPIFGIFVLGFVGQKKFKLDTKSISTMALYLMSPFLVFRTFYSAEFSINYFYLFLFTIVLCLSLVLLVYIISFFRKYTVTETSGMILASAFMNNGNYGTPVIFLLFGAAGLDYAIILMVGQQLVMCTIGIYFAAKGSPEGNGVQTALKAVCRMPIVYGAIAGAVFQLVNIPLSNSVLEAIHLVANAAIPTIMITLGMQLANISLKNIAYRKLSVSLLLKLAVSPAIAFLLSLALPVDDMVRHIMIIVAAMPTAANTTMYALQFNTEPEFVSSATFISTSLSLITLPIIFFFVL, via the coding sequence ATGGGGTTTTTGGGTGTTCTTTTACCGATATTCGGTATTTTTGTTTTAGGGTTCGTCGGTCAGAAAAAGTTTAAACTTGATACAAAATCCATTTCCACGATGGCATTATATTTAATGTCACCTTTTCTTGTGTTTCGAACCTTTTATTCAGCAGAATTTTCGATTAATTATTTTTACCTGTTCTTATTCACGATAGTGCTCTGCCTTTCTCTCGTCTTGCTAGTCTATATTATATCGTTCTTCCGTAAGTATACAGTCACTGAAACAAGCGGAATGATTTTGGCGTCCGCATTCATGAATAACGGGAATTATGGAACACCTGTCATTTTCCTGCTATTCGGAGCGGCAGGCCTTGATTATGCAATTATCCTGATGGTGGGTCAACAGTTAGTCATGTGTACTATTGGCATTTATTTCGCTGCGAAGGGCAGCCCGGAAGGAAACGGGGTTCAAACAGCGCTTAAAGCAGTATGTAGGATGCCTATTGTGTATGGGGCTATTGCAGGTGCGGTTTTTCAGTTAGTGAACATTCCTTTAAGCAATTCGGTTTTGGAAGCTATTCACCTAGTTGCAAATGCAGCGATTCCGACAATCATGATTACACTCGGGATGCAGCTTGCCAACATTTCACTGAAAAATATTGCTTACCGAAAACTATCAGTTTCACTGCTTCTTAAACTTGCTGTTTCCCCAGCCATTGCTTTCCTGTTATCACTTGCCTTACCAGTGGATGATATGGTCAGGCATATCATGATCATCGTAGCTGCCATGCCAACGGCGGCCAACACTACGATGTATGCACTCCAATTCAATACAGAGCCTGAATTCGTATCAAGTGCTACGTTCATTAGTACTTCATTAAGCTTGATTACGCTTCCGATCATCTTTTTCTTTGTATTATAG
- a CDS encoding nucleoside deaminase, translating into MDVKFMEMAVRLAYENVLAKNGGPFGAIIVKDGTVVGRGCNNVTTVNDPTAHAEVQAIRDACRHLNSFQLTDCEIYTSCEPCPMCIGAIYWARPKAIYYACTKEDAAHIGFDDHFIYQELGLPMEKRIIKMEQMSFNNHDLPFRTWETYIEKVKY; encoded by the coding sequence ATGGATGTAAAATTCATGGAGATGGCTGTTCGACTTGCATATGAAAATGTATTGGCAAAGAACGGAGGACCTTTTGGTGCAATAATCGTAAAAGATGGCACAGTTGTAGGAAGAGGATGTAATAATGTCACAACAGTCAACGATCCAACAGCTCACGCCGAAGTACAGGCGATTCGTGATGCATGCAGGCACCTCAACAGCTTTCAGCTTACAGATTGTGAAATATACACTAGCTGTGAACCTTGCCCAATGTGCATTGGTGCCATTTATTGGGCACGTCCAAAAGCCATTTATTACGCATGTACGAAAGAAGACGCTGCACACATCGGCTTTGATGATCACTTTATCTATCAGGAACTTGGCCTGCCAATGGAAAAGCGCATAATTAAAATGGAACAAATGTCTTTTAATAACCACGATTTACCATTCCGAACATGGGAGACCTATATTGAAAAAGTGAAATATTAA
- a CDS encoding amidohydrolase family protein has protein sequence MIEQSEHLPFDFYFMMPYCVPATAFEHFRAALRSEDLISFYQNKKVIGLAEVMAFPDVSHAEEDMLQKLYDSNRLGKSIDCHLAGLSEQQLDVYMSAGIKTDHECTASEEAKE, from the coding sequence ATGATTGAACAATCCGAGCATCTTCCTTTTGACTTCTACTTCATGATGCCATATTGTGTACCTGCGACGGCGTTTGAACATTTTCGTGCTGCCTTAAGAAGTGAAGATTTAATTTCATTTTACCAAAACAAGAAAGTGATTGGTTTAGCCGAAGTGATGGCTTTCCCGGACGTTTCACATGCGGAGGAGGATATGCTGCAAAAATTATACGATTCAAATAGACTAGGCAAAAGCATTGATTGCCACTTAGCTGGATTATCCGAACAACAGCTCGATGTTTATATGAGTGCCGGCATTAAAACGGATCATGAATGCACTGCATCGGAGGAGGCAAAAGAATGA
- a CDS encoding amidohydrolase family protein: protein MIREGTVAKDLINLVPAINEKKSRRCLFVTDDRHLDDIVSKGSIDHNVRISLETGVQPITAIQMATINAAECFGLTEHDVIAPGFKADFLLLDDLDSVIIHSVFKEGSLWCKIIVYLTFQLKRNRLLTTS, encoded by the coding sequence ATGATCAGGGAAGGCACCGTTGCCAAAGACTTAATAAACCTGGTTCCAGCAATTAATGAGAAGAAATCCCGCCGTTGTTTATTCGTCACCGATGATCGGCACCTGGATGATATTGTATCTAAGGGGAGTATCGACCACAATGTTCGAATATCCTTAGAAACAGGTGTCCAGCCTATTACCGCCATTCAAATGGCGACCATAAATGCAGCAGAATGCTTTGGTTTAACGGAACATGATGTCATAGCACCTGGATTCAAGGCAGACTTCCTTCTATTAGATGATCTTGATTCAGTCATCATCCACTCGGTCTTTAAAGAGGGAAGCTTATGGTGCAAAATAATCGTTTACTTAACTTTCCAGCTGAAAAGGAACAGGCTATTGACGACGAGTTGA
- a CDS encoding adenine deaminase C-terminal domain-containing protein, giving the protein MITKHSIEPVRVNHGLFQFPEQVDHIKLAVIERHHLTNQLGLGIVKGLGLKSGAIAMTVAHNSHNLIIAGTNDQDMLMAA; this is encoded by the coding sequence TTGATTACAAAGCATTCGATTGAACCGGTTAGGGTTAATCATGGTCTATTCCAGTTCCCTGAACAAGTTGATCATATAAAACTGGCTGTAATTGAACGGCATCATTTGACCAACCAATTAGGTCTTGGGATCGTTAAAGGGCTCGGATTGAAATCAGGCGCAATTGCCATGACAGTAGCCCATAATTCACATAATTTAATCATTGCCGGCACGAATGACCAAGATATGCTAATGGCCGCATAG
- a CDS encoding adenine deaminase C-terminal domain-containing protein: protein MNLYDVVHSLKRIDGALLKPGANRHFNPFLTLASLALPVIPEIKLTDQGLFSVSEFRHIPIEVSKPVDKI, encoded by the coding sequence ATGAACTTATATGATGTCGTTCATTCATTGAAACGAATCGATGGTGCCCTATTGAAACCCGGTGCAAACAGGCATTTCAACCCTTTCCTTACACTTGCTTCCTTGGCGTTACCTGTCATCCCGGAAATTAAACTGACTGATCAGGGCTTATTTTCCGTTTCTGAGTTTAGGCATATTCCTATCGAAGTCTCAAAGCCAGTCGATAAAATTTGA